A region from the Planctomycetota bacterium genome encodes:
- a CDS encoding bifunctional [glutamate--ammonia ligase]-adenylyl-L-tyrosine phosphorylase/[glutamate--ammonia-ligase] adenylyltransferase: MVRSAASSGVSTPLVVTGADLRRLLGESERATAWGTAAGLPDPTAARRHLGELAAVGLPDDLLAALLTALAGELPRTSDPERVLVALERFLAAVRSPLAAAALFQRDPRALAILLAIFSASAHLAEIVIGDPESWEEVRVAGGRPVGRDVLAAALEGELAAVDDPDLAIRALRRFRRRELLRVAYGDIVVGQRLETVTGQLSLVAETILDAALALALRRQEAIRGVPRGPGGERATLAVIALGKLGGAELNYSSDIDLVLVHSADGRVEGARPGTNQEFFTRVAQDLVRLLAESSDAGIGYRVDLGMRPHGNSGPLSLSRETLLHYADRQGRTWERQAWVRARCVAGDRALGTRLLGQLQPWIYSRWLTRAEIGEIQSLKRRIEARAAHESAAIDDVKHGRGGIRDIEFTIQFLQLLAGGDIPRVRTGNTLEAIRRLAECAVLTDQEREVLERTYTLLRTVEHRLQILYDRQTHGLPAAPRERERLAIRLGEGAGPDGARRLTESIAGAMTLTRRIVDHLLDDAFPDDRAPAPEVDLLLDPDPAAETVERLLAGHGFADVAGAWAALKSLAEERVPFLSSPRCRHFLAASAPRLLTTIAATPDPDATLATLVAVADSLGGKGVLWELFSVHPPSLDLTVRLCASSPYLAGLLVAHPGMIDELLDGLMIDEPSGPAPLEAELRALCRGAVDAEPILHAFKVSRQLQIGVRDILGRGDVGTVTTALAAIPEAILRVVVPREEERLGERLGEPLVTGGVREGQRAEVVLIGLGKFGGAEMNYASPVDVMFLYDHDGHSFPQRRGRRSTETTTNAHFFGELAQRVTRSFNRSTAHGRLYELRPAGRGAPAALSLGELERALAPDGPATPAERQALLKARVVIGGEAAAVRVRSIIDTACYGHPWSAADVAALRGVRHRAEEGAAPANLERGPGGLVDIEAVVHLLQLVHGGADPSLRTPRTAEALPALHRAGHLDAGECSVLAAAERRLRLVTGRLWLVGSTTRHEIPAAPAEQRRLAHLLGAADATSLRVEVDILTAAVRRVFEAVFARTEAKLASR; the protein is encoded by the coding sequence GTGGTCCGCTCGGCCGCATCCTCGGGTGTCTCCACCCCCCTCGTCGTGACCGGGGCCGATCTGCGGCGGTTGCTCGGCGAATCGGAGCGGGCGACGGCATGGGGAACCGCCGCCGGGCTTCCCGATCCGACGGCGGCGAGGCGGCACCTCGGCGAGCTGGCCGCCGTGGGGTTGCCCGACGACCTCCTCGCCGCGCTGCTCACGGCGCTGGCCGGGGAATTACCGCGGACGAGCGACCCGGAGCGGGTGCTCGTCGCGCTCGAGCGGTTCCTCGCCGCCGTCCGCAGCCCGCTGGCGGCGGCGGCCCTCTTCCAGCGCGATCCGCGGGCGCTGGCGATCCTGCTGGCGATCTTCTCCGCCAGCGCCCACCTCGCCGAAATCGTGATCGGCGACCCGGAGTCGTGGGAGGAGGTCCGGGTGGCGGGGGGCCGGCCCGTCGGCCGGGATGTGCTCGCCGCCGCGCTCGAGGGGGAGCTGGCGGCGGTCGACGATCCCGACCTGGCGATCCGTGCGCTGCGTCGATTCCGCCGCCGTGAACTGCTGCGGGTCGCCTACGGCGACATCGTCGTCGGGCAGCGACTGGAGACGGTCACGGGGCAGCTGTCGCTGGTCGCCGAGACGATCCTCGACGCCGCGCTGGCGCTCGCCCTGCGCCGGCAGGAGGCGATCCGCGGCGTTCCGCGCGGGCCCGGCGGCGAACGGGCGACGCTGGCCGTGATCGCGCTGGGCAAGCTCGGCGGCGCCGAGCTCAACTATTCCAGCGACATCGACCTGGTCCTCGTGCACTCGGCCGATGGCCGCGTCGAAGGGGCGCGGCCCGGCACCAACCAGGAGTTCTTCACGCGCGTCGCGCAAGACTTGGTGCGGCTCCTCGCCGAGTCGAGCGATGCCGGGATCGGGTACCGCGTCGATCTCGGGATGCGGCCCCATGGCAACTCCGGGCCGTTGTCACTGTCGCGCGAGACGCTGCTGCACTACGCCGACCGCCAGGGGCGGACCTGGGAGCGGCAGGCGTGGGTCCGTGCGCGGTGCGTGGCCGGCGACCGGGCGCTGGGCACGCGGCTGCTGGGGCAGCTCCAGCCGTGGATCTACAGCCGCTGGCTGACACGCGCCGAGATCGGCGAGATCCAATCGCTCAAACGCCGCATCGAGGCCCGTGCCGCCCACGAGTCGGCTGCCATCGACGACGTCAAGCACGGCCGCGGCGGGATCCGCGACATCGAGTTCACGATCCAGTTCCTCCAGCTGCTCGCCGGCGGCGACATTCCCCGTGTCCGGACCGGGAACACGCTCGAGGCGATCCGCCGGCTGGCGGAATGCGCGGTCCTCACCGACCAGGAGCGGGAGGTCCTCGAGCGCACCTACACGCTGCTGCGGACCGTCGAACACCGCCTCCAGATCCTCTACGACCGGCAGACGCACGGCCTTCCGGCCGCGCCCCGCGAGCGTGAGCGGCTCGCGATCCGGCTCGGTGAAGGGGCCGGGCCCGACGGCGCGCGGAGGCTCACCGAGAGCATCGCCGGGGCGATGACGCTCACCCGGCGGATCGTCGATCACCTCCTCGACGACGCCTTTCCCGACGACCGCGCGCCGGCCCCCGAGGTCGATCTGCTCCTCGATCCCGACCCTGCCGCCGAGACGGTGGAGCGCCTCCTCGCCGGCCACGGCTTCGCCGACGTCGCCGGCGCTTGGGCGGCGCTGAAGTCGCTCGCCGAGGAGCGCGTGCCGTTCCTCTCCAGCCCGCGCTGCCGCCATTTCCTCGCGGCCAGCGCTCCGCGCCTCCTCACGACGATCGCCGCGACGCCCGATCCCGACGCCACGCTCGCCACGCTGGTGGCGGTCGCCGATTCGCTCGGCGGCAAGGGGGTGTTGTGGGAACTGTTCAGCGTCCATCCACCGTCGCTCGACCTGACGGTGCGGCTGTGCGCCTCGAGCCCGTACCTCGCCGGTCTCCTCGTCGCCCATCCGGGGATGATCGACGAATTGCTCGACGGGCTGATGATCGACGAGCCCTCCGGGCCGGCGCCTCTCGAGGCCGAGCTCCGCGCGCTGTGCCGCGGTGCCGTCGATGCCGAGCCGATCCTCCATGCCTTCAAGGTCTCGCGCCAGTTGCAGATCGGCGTCCGCGACATCCTCGGCCGGGGCGACGTGGGGACGGTGACCACCGCGCTGGCGGCGATCCCGGAGGCGATCCTCCGCGTCGTCGTGCCGCGCGAGGAGGAGCGGCTCGGGGAGCGGCTCGGGGAGCCGCTTGTCACCGGCGGCGTACGCGAGGGACAGCGGGCCGAAGTCGTGCTGATCGGTCTGGGAAAGTTCGGCGGCGCCGAGATGAACTACGCCAGTCCGGTCGACGTCATGTTTCTCTACGACCACGATGGCCATTCGTTTCCCCAGCGCCGTGGCCGGCGCTCGACGGAGACCACGACCAACGCCCACTTCTTCGGCGAGTTGGCGCAGCGCGTGACGCGATCGTTCAACCGCTCGACCGCCCACGGCCGGCTCTACGAACTGCGCCCCGCGGGGCGCGGTGCCCCCGCGGCGCTGTCGCTCGGCGAGCTGGAACGGGCGCTCGCCCCCGACGGGCCGGCGACGCCGGCCGAGCGGCAGGCTCTGCTCAAGGCCCGGGTGGTGATCGGCGGGGAGGCGGCCGCCGTGCGGGTCCGCTCGATCATCGACACCGCCTGCTACGGTCATCCCTGGAGCGCCGCCGACGTCGCGGCGCTGCGGGGGGTGCGGCACCGTGCCGAGGAGGGGGCGGCGCCGGCCAATCTCGAGCGCGGTCCCGGAGGGCTCGTCGACATCGAGGCGGTCGTCCATCTGTTGCAGCTCGTGCACGGCGGCGCCGATCCGTCGCTGCGCACGCCGCGGACGGCCGAGGCGCTCCCGGCGCTGCACCGTGCCGGCCATCTCGACGCCGGGGAATGTTCCGTGCTGGCCGCCGCGGAACGGCGCCTCCGGCTGGTCACGGGGCGGCTGTGGTTGGTCGGTTCCACGACGCGCCACGAAATCCCGGCCGCTCCCGCCGAGCAGCGCCGGCTCGCCCACCTCCTCGGGGCCGCCGATGCGACGTCGCTGCGCGTTGAGGTGGATATCCTCACCGCGGCCGTGCGGCGCGTGTTCGAGGCGGTGTTCGCGCGGACGGAGGCGAAACTGGCCTCACGTTGA